GGAGAGGATAAGTCCTACAAGCACGCCGGATATGCCATAGAAACCGAAAAATGCGCTCGAAAGCATTCCATAATCGGCCGCTGTAAGTCCAAGATCATGCATGATGTCCTTGGCAGCGATGCCGACTACGGAACGATCGAAATAATTGAGCATTTGTCCAAGGCACAGGATGGCGACCATCTGCCAGGCCGTGTTTCGCATCCGGTCTGGTTGCACGGGTCGCTGTTTCGCAAATGCCCAGATCATGTCCGCACTGCTCCGTGATGTTCGAACTGGCTCAACCTGTTTTCTGCATTCGGAGAGCGAGAGCAAGGCGGGAAGAAGCGCACGCCGTTGATTTGCATAGCCTGGTTTCGACGGAGCAGGAGGGCTTGCTGGCTTGCCGATCCGATTCTGCCGGCCTGGCATGAGTGGGAGGCATCTTCTGACGCCAGAGACGCTACCGGGGAGAAATGACTCAAAAACAGTGACGAATGGAAGCCGGCAGTGAAATATCCCGGTGCAGATTCATTTCCTTGCAACACCTGGCTATCTCCATCTCCTATTCCGTCGGCCTGTCAGCCGGCGGGGCGTAGATTCGGACTTTTCGAGAGTCCAGAAACCACCATAAAATCGTTATTTCCCAAGCGGCTGTTTCCCGAGGTGGAGCCGTTTGAAGATTTATTGTCTCGTGAGTCTGATAAACGACGTATAAGACGAATACAATCCGAATGTAAAATTTAATGTTGACTGTCGGCACAAAAACCGAGTAGCATCCATGCTGTCAAGTTGCTCGATGCATGAAATGGTCGAGTCCGCGCAGGGGAGGTTGTCTTGGTGTTGCGGCCGGATGCTGTGCCGCCTGAAATTCACCTATGCTCTTCTGATTTTGTGGACTGGCGTGTCGCATCGATTGATGCCTTTTCTGCTTTTTGCTTGGCGATAATAATCGATAATTTCAAATAATAATGTGGATAATAGGGTGGGGATCATGAAGAAGAATAGAATTCTCTGTATCACGACTGCTCTTCTTGCACCGTTTCTTTCAGGTTCCAATGCATATGCGCAAAATGAAGCGTCGGGTGCGCCTGCGAGCGCTGCGGGTACAGCGACGAGCCCGCCGGCTGGAGGAGATGGCGTGCCGGACATCATTGTTTATGGTCAGAAGCGGGCTGCGGGTGAAGTCGCCCAGCGTGTTCCGATCGCCATCACCGCTCTCGATCAACGTCTGCTCCAGTCAACGAATAGCGTCAGCTTGCTCGACGTCGGTTCTCTCGCGCCTAATGTGCAGACGAATACGACGGGTACGTTCCCGGGCTTTCCCAACTTTTCGATACGTGGGATCGGCCTCTCATCGTCGATCCGTAGCGTGGACCCGGCCGTCAACATCGTCCAGGACGGGATGGTGTTGGCCTATCAGGCCGGAGCAGTGGTCTCGACATTCGATCTTGAGGGAATTGAAATCTTGCGCGGCCCTCAGGGCGTGTTGTTCGGTCGAAATGCAAGCGGCGGCGCTTTCGTCTTGCGGACGCGCCGCCCATCGGACGAACCGGGCGTGAGATTTGATCTTTCCTACGGAAATTTCAATGAGGTAAACGCCAATGCCAGCATAGAGGGGCCATTGGGGTCCAGCAATATCCTGGGCAAATTGGCGGTGCTTTACCGGCGGAACAGCGGTACTATCGAAAATACCAATAACGGTATTTTTGTACCGTCGGTTGGTAATCCAACCGGCGCGCGCTCTAGTCACGCGACAGGCCATATTGGTGATGTCGATGAACTGGTCATCAAGCCGACATTCCTGTTCAAGATGTCGGACGCCACGCGGCTGACGCTCTTTACCCAGTATCAGCGCTATAATGACGATGGCACCACGCCAAGAAATTTTGCGACCCCGCCGGGTGCTGTGTCCACCCCTTCGGAGACTGTCTTTGGCTATACGCCAGATTCAAGCGGCTATTCGACGAATATCGGTGAGGTCGGCTATGTGCGGATTCGCGCCGGGCATGTGATCGCCGAACTCGAAAACGAAATCGGCCCCGGTCAGTTGACGACGGTCGCTGGTTATCGACATATCACCTACAATTCGACGACCAACAATGCCGGCACGCCGTTTGATGGACTGCTCCTTCCTGACAATCGCGAACGGAACGAGCAATATAGCCTTGAATCGCGTTACAATGTCACCCTTCTGGATGGTCTCGATGCGACAGCGGGTGTGTTCTATCTTCGCTCGGTTACTGATGTGATCGAGCGGCGTCGGACAACGGGGAAACCTGGCGCCCCGACGGCGCTGGGCTATGTCCAGGGCAGCTTCCATCAGGTGACAAACGCCTATGCCGGGTTTGCCAATTTCGATTGGAACATCACATCGGACCTCAAACTGTCTCTGGGTGGCCGGTATAGCAGTGAAAGGAAGAGCATCAATTATGTGCCGCTGGCGCCATGCACCGATGCGAGCTATACAAATTGCACGGTGACTTCGCTTTCCGCCGAAAAGAGTTGGCACAATTTCTCGCCGCGCGCGGTCCTGACCTGGCAGGCCGCACAAAGGGTCATGCTGTTCGCCAGCTTCACGCGGGGATTCCGCAGCGGTAATTTCAATCCGAGGACGAGCGATGCGACCGGCGTTGGCGTCGGGCCGGCCGATCCTGAAACGGTCAGCGCCTATGAAATCGGGGTCAAGAGCGACTTCTTCGATCGAAAGTTGCGTGCCAATATCAGCCTGTTTCAATCCGACTACAAGGGCATTCAGCAAGTTGTCACGGTGCCGGGTGCTACGGTTGTACAGGCGCTCGTCAATGCAGCTGATTCCCGTATCCGTGGTGTCGAAGCGGAATTCACCCTTCGCCCTGTTCGCGCGCTGGAGCTTGATGCCAATCTGGGCTATATCGATGCGAAATATCGCAAATTTGAAATTCCCATTCAGGGAGTGACCGATCCCACTGCCCTGAATTTCATCAAGATACCCAAATGGACCGCCTATCTGGCTGGCGTCTATACGGCTGATCTTCCTTCGCTGGCAGGGAAGGCCAGCCTGCGCGTCTCCTATGATTGGCGTTCACACTATGCAACGGATTTTCTCAATACGGTCGGACTTGATCAGAAAGCCTTCGGACTGACGAACGCTGATCTGACATTTGATCATGGAAACTGGACTGCTTCCTTATTCGGTCGAAACCTGTTCAATGTGGTCTATGCCGATACAAAATCACGGAATTTTGCCTATATAGCCTATGGTGGGGCGCCCCGGACCTATGGTGTCCGGGTCACGTTCAAGATGTGAGTTGATCCACTTCTGCCCGCACCCGGATGGAATCGTCGCCGGACATACGAAGGCGATGAAGTCGGGCGTAATTTTATGGGTCTTGAAAGATATCACAGTGGGATTGGGAGTAGACAATGGCCGAAGCGTATATCGTAGCAGCTGGGCGAACGGCGGGTGGACGACGGAAGGGGGCGCTGGCTGACGTTCATCCGGCCGATATCGGCGGCCTCGTTCTGGACGCTCTGATTGCGAGAAGCGGCGTTGATCCAGCGGCGATCGACGATGTGATCGTGGGTTGTGTCAGCCAGGCCGGAGAGCAAGCCTTTGCGTTTGGCCGCAGTTGCGTGCTGGCGTCGTGTCTTCCCGAAAGCGTGCCCGCCGTGACGATAGATCGCCAATGTGGCTCGTCGCAGCAGGCGCTCCATTTTGCCGCGCAGGCGGTCATGTCCGGCACCCAGGATATGGTGATTGCGGCGGGTGCTGAAAGCATGACCCGGGTGCCGATGGGCTCCAATTACACGCTGCATGCTCAAGCAGGCCTTGGCGTCGGGCCATGGAGTCGCAAGATACTCGATCGGTTCGGCGTGGATAAATTCAGTCAGTTTCACGGCGCGCAGGCGATTGCCGATAAATATGGCTTTGATCGCGAAGCAATGGACCGGTTTGCTTTGGAAAGTCATCGTAAGGCGTCTGCGGCAATCGCCGCGGGTGCTTTTGAGGCCGAAATCGTGCCGTTCACGCTCGGTGATGCCCTGTTCGACCGGGATGAGGGCGTGCGTCCCAATGCCTCGCTGGAGGAAATGGCTCAGGTGAAACCGATTGTGGAAGGCGGATCGATTACGGCGGCCAATGCCAGCCAGATGACCGATGGTGCCTCGGGCGTTCTGATCGTGAATGAGCGTGCGCTCAAGGCGCATGGTCTGACGCCGCTGGCGCGCATTCATAATCTGACCGTGACGGCCGGCGACCCTGTGGTTATGCTTGAAGAACCGATCCCAGCGACGCGGAAGGCGCTCGATCGCGCGGGCTTGAAACTGGATGAGATCGACCTGTTCGAAGTCAATGAGGCCTTCGCTTCCATTCCCATGGCATGGCTGCAAGCCCTTGGGGCCGATCCGGCGAAGATGAATGTGCAGGGGGGCGCCATTGCTCTTGGTCATCCGCTGGGTGCGACAGGCACCAAATTGATGACGACACTTGTCCATGCGTTGCACGCCGAGGGGAAGCGATGGGGCTTGCAAACCATGTGTGAAGGCGGCGGGATCAGTAACGTGACAATCATTGAACGGTTGTGATCGCAACCTGCAGCAACAGCCTTCAGTGATGCCGGCAAGGTGGGAGGATGACGCGCCAATCCGGAGCCATTCCTTTTCGCATCAACGTCGAGGGTGAGCCCGAGATTCTGCTTGTCACGTCCAAGCGAAGCGGTCGTTGGGTCTTGCTCAAAGGAGAAGTGAAACGCGATATGCTGCCAGATGCATCGGCGGCCCGTGAGGCGTTTGAAGAGGGCGGCGTGCTTGGTTCGATCAGCGGTCGCCCCGTCGCCACATATCGGCAGATTAAATGAACGGCTGATGGAGTCGAAAAAATCGTCATCATTTCGGCCTATCCGCTGAAGGTTTCCGTCGAAGCGCCCATTTGGCCCGAAATGCATCAGCGGCAACGTTGCTGGATGTCTGTCAGCAATGCCGTCAAGGCTGTGCGAAATCCGGAATTGCACCGGGTAATCGCGCAATTTGGCAGAATATTCTTCGTGCCAACGTGAGGGCCTCACAGGCCGATTAGCCAGTTCAGGCCGCGGAATCCGTCGCCGTGCGGCCCGCAGCGTCAGCTGGAAGATGGCCGGTGATGATCCTGCAAGATCAGGTCGACCGCCTTCAGGCCGATCATGTGGCTCGCTGCTGCTGTCGGTGCGGTCACGATTGAGGGCATGATGGATGAGTCGCAGACGCGGAGAGCCTCGACACCCCTCACGCGCAACGAAGGATTGACGACAGCGCGTTCATCCGTTCCCATCTTGCAAGTGCCGACAGGGTGACCAAAGCTGATCGCCGCATTGCGGGCAAAGTCCCGCAACTCGGCTTTGGTCATCGGGCGGCCGGGGACGATTTCGGCATCGCGAATCCCGGCAAAGCCCTCAGCCTGTCCCAATTCCCGAACAAGCTCGATGCCGCGCACAGTCGTCTCGATATCATGTTCGGTCGAGAAGAAATTGCTGTCCAATTGTCCTTTGTCACGCCAGTCGGCGCTGGAAAGGCGAAAGGTTCCACGGCTGGATGGGCGCATCAATGCTGGCGTGATCGTATAACCGTCGGATGGCAACGTGCCGAATTTTGCCTGAACTTCTGGTGTCACGAACGGTAATTGTTGCAGAACCATCTTCAGATCAGGGACAGGCTTTGCGATATCGCTTCGCACATAGGCGGCAGCCTCGACCGCATTGCTCGTCATCGATCGTGGAGGCATTTTGCCCCGGTAACGATAGGCCACGCCGAACAGGATCGGGTGATCCTGAAAATTCCGACCGACGCCCTGGAGGTCAACGATCGGCGTGATTCCAAGCCTGCGAGACGCATCCGCGTCGCCGATGCCGGAGAGCAGCAGCAGCTTTGCGCTCATCATGCCGCCGCCCGCGATGATGACCTCGCGGCTGGCACGAACGGCTCTCGCGCCGTCCCGTCCCTGTAATTGGACGCCCGTGCAGCGCGTGCCCTCGAACAAGAGGCCGGTGGCGTCGGTATCGAGCAGCAGATGCAGGTTTGGGCGTGAGAGCGCCGGGCGCAGG
This window of the Sphingobium sp. EM0848 genome carries:
- a CDS encoding TonB-dependent receptor, producing MKKNRILCITTALLAPFLSGSNAYAQNEASGAPASAAGTATSPPAGGDGVPDIIVYGQKRAAGEVAQRVPIAITALDQRLLQSTNSVSLLDVGSLAPNVQTNTTGTFPGFPNFSIRGIGLSSSIRSVDPAVNIVQDGMVLAYQAGAVVSTFDLEGIEILRGPQGVLFGRNASGGAFVLRTRRPSDEPGVRFDLSYGNFNEVNANASIEGPLGSSNILGKLAVLYRRNSGTIENTNNGIFVPSVGNPTGARSSHATGHIGDVDELVIKPTFLFKMSDATRLTLFTQYQRYNDDGTTPRNFATPPGAVSTPSETVFGYTPDSSGYSTNIGEVGYVRIRAGHVIAELENEIGPGQLTTVAGYRHITYNSTTNNAGTPFDGLLLPDNRERNEQYSLESRYNVTLLDGLDATAGVFYLRSVTDVIERRRTTGKPGAPTALGYVQGSFHQVTNAYAGFANFDWNITSDLKLSLGGRYSSERKSINYVPLAPCTDASYTNCTVTSLSAEKSWHNFSPRAVLTWQAAQRVMLFASFTRGFRSGNFNPRTSDATGVGVGPADPETVSAYEIGVKSDFFDRKLRANISLFQSDYKGIQQVVTVPGATVVQALVNAADSRIRGVEAEFTLRPVRALELDANLGYIDAKYRKFEIPIQGVTDPTALNFIKIPKWTAYLAGVYTADLPSLAGKASLRVSYDWRSHYATDFLNTVGLDQKAFGLTNADLTFDHGNWTASLFGRNLFNVVYADTKSRNFAYIAYGGAPRTYGVRVTFKM
- a CDS encoding acetyl-CoA C-acetyltransferase, producing MAEAYIVAAGRTAGGRRKGALADVHPADIGGLVLDALIARSGVDPAAIDDVIVGCVSQAGEQAFAFGRSCVLASCLPESVPAVTIDRQCGSSQQALHFAAQAVMSGTQDMVIAAGAESMTRVPMGSNYTLHAQAGLGVGPWSRKILDRFGVDKFSQFHGAQAIADKYGFDREAMDRFALESHRKASAAIAAGAFEAEIVPFTLGDALFDRDEGVRPNASLEEMAQVKPIVEGGSITAANASQMTDGASGVLIVNERALKAHGLTPLARIHNLTVTAGDPVVMLEEPIPATRKALDRAGLKLDEIDLFEVNEAFASIPMAWLQALGADPAKMNVQGGAIALGHPLGATGTKLMTTLVHALHAEGKRWGLQTMCEGGGISNVTIIERL
- a CDS encoding NUDIX domain-containing protein, giving the protein MTRQSGAIPFRINVEGEPEILLVTSKRSGRWVLLKGEVKRDMLPDASAAREAFEEGGVLGSISGRPVATYRQIK
- a CDS encoding GMC family oxidoreductase, yielding MIDNANEQMERLLDRAAAGNIGRRSFLAAATALGATALFNSAVVDGALAAGVNQRAHRATMRDSFDYIIIGAGAAGCIIAARLAEAGMEVLLVESGGTDDLAQVATPGIWFTNIGSPRDWRFTANPSPLVNGRTIPMAMGHVLGGGTSINAMLWMRGFAQDFDDWAYNGCDGWAFQDVLPLFRALEDWEGGANEWRGAGGPVHIRTAATDPHPTAAAFIAASRQMGIPVLDDMNAPMREGAGYVNMSITKEGTRASASRAFLRPALSRPNLHLLLDTDATGLLFEGTRCTGVQLQGRDGARAVRASREVIIAGGGMMSAKLLLLSGIGDADASRRLGITPIVDLQGVGRNFQDHPILFGVAYRYRGKMPPRSMTSNAVEAAAYVRSDIAKPVPDLKMVLQQLPFVTPEVQAKFGTLPSDGYTITPALMRPSSRGTFRLSSADWRDKGQLDSNFFSTEHDIETTVRGIELVRELGQAEGFAGIRDAEIVPGRPMTKAELRDFARNAAISFGHPVGTCKMGTDERAVVNPSLRVRGVEALRVCDSSIMPSIVTAPTAAASHMIGLKAVDLILQDHHRPSSS